aGGTTTTGGTGCGAAATCCTGATGACTATTTgcgagaaacaaaaagagacaTCCACAAATGTAACATATCGTGTTAATGACCATATTTTGTAATCTGAAATCTGATGAATGTATTGGTTTTGATTGAAGTACCTAGGAACTACAATCCAGCATTACATCCACTAGAAGCTCCTAGAGAATATACGCGTGCCATGAATGCTGTCAAATTAGAAAGGGTTTTTGCTATGCCATTCATTGGTTCCCTCGATGGTCATCAGGATGGTCTAACTTGCCTTGGCAAACATCCTGATCACTTGTCTTGGCTGTACAGTGGAGCGTGCGATGGAGAGGTATTAGCTTTTTAAACAAGTATATGTTTAGTATTAAACCTTTTGTTACACAGTTAAAATTGTGGGATGtcgcaaaaaggaaaatagtgTATACTGTTCAGGCCCATGATGGATTTCTAAGAGCTATGGCATTTAGTCAGGAAACATCATCTTTATACACTGTCGGAGATGATAAACTTATTAAACAATGGAAAACTCAGGAACTAGACGGCAGTGATTTGAAGGCACCAGTAAACACTATAGTGACACGTAGCATGCTTACTGGTGTAAGCCACCACAGATCTAAACCATATTTGGCTACCTGTGGAGAAGCTTGCAATTTATGGGAACAAACTCGCGCCCAACCAATCAAGACTTTCCAGTGGGGCGTTGACAGCTTACAATGCATTAAATTCAATCAAGTTGAAGAAAATGTTATAAGTAGAACACAGAAgacatttcattttatcaTCCTTTTGTGTCGTATTATTGAACTTCAGACCTGATTTCTCAATAGCTGCCTGCGGTAGTGATCGAAGCATCATCTTGTACGACATGAGGGAGTCTGCACCTTTAAGGAAAGTTGTCCTGCAGATGAGGAGCAATTCACTTTGCTGGAATCCCATGGAAGCTTTTATCTTCACCGTAGCCAATGAAGATTATAAGTAAATGctgtttattttccatttaaaaaaaaaactaaaaacatcCATAACACGTCATCCCATGACTGACGCTATTTCCCGTTTCCTCCATGTAGCCTGTACACATTTGACATGCGAAATTTCGCTAGTCCCATTAACGTGCATAAAGATCACGTCTCAGCTGTCATCGACGTTGACTATTCACCGACTGGCAAGGAGTTTGTCAGCGCAAGTTACGATAAGACAATTCGTCTCTACAATTCTCGTCAGGTATGGAGATTCATAGTTTGCTAAACATACCAATTACTTAACGAGTTCATACTTCGGTTACGTTCTAGGCTCATTCGCGAGATATTTACCATACAAATCGCATGCAGCGGCTGACTTGTGCAGCTTGGTCCTTGGACGACCGTTTCATCTATTCCGGCTCCGACGAAATGAACATCCGCATTTGGAAAGCTCGCGCCGCTGAAAAACTTGGCGTGGTAAGTTACTACTCGGTACAAAGGCGGATGTTGAACTTAATGATTTTTCGTCCGACTTCAGGTTAAACCTCGTGAAAAGACGGCTCTACGAGTTAATGCAAAGCTGGTGGAGAAATTCGCCCACCATCCAGCGATCAAACGGATCAACCGTCATCGTCATGTGCCCAGGCACGTGTACAACTCACGGAACGAGCTGCGAAGCAGCAGGATTGCAGCCAGACGGAAGTATGTTTCTGTTTCTTTGATTTGCTTCGTTGCTCCTAGTCAATGTTTTAATCGAAATTTTATCTTGAATATTAAAGGGAATTCAATGTCCGTACTCACACGAAACGACAATTACCTATCATCCCCGAGAAGGCCAAAGTTATCGTGTCCGAGCAGCAGTGAATGTTTACCTATTTTCGTTTTGCCACACACAACGCTGTCCAATTTGGTTCTCGTTCTCTGGGCGGTTGAAGGAAGGAGCTGCTGTCCAAATGGATTTTCTTCCCTTGTGTACAATTTACATAATCCCTCGGAAACTGGACTTTCTCGCTGCATTTGCCTAATGGCCTGGACGAGAATACGTACcattaaaaatacaagagaaaatgtaaggaaaaacaaattttgtcggtttcattttactttcttttttcgtcaaCAGCCAACTgaaagtgaagaagaaaaaaaatagaaattcgtTGATTAACATCCAATTTTTCCCCTTGTAGATGAGACGTCGTTTTGCAATATCATagaattttccttttattagaaagaagaaaaaagaatcaaaagtTTGCAAAGTGAAAATGTTATCATGACGAACGAGGGGGAACGGGGAGCAAAGGATCAACgaaccgaaaaaaagaaaaaagaaaaaaaaaacatgctaAGTTCAAATAAGTCACGATAACGgcatatataaattttttatgtatacaCGAGCATATTATATGGATCGTCAAAGTGGCAACAGCAGCAATAGTGGTTGTGTGAATTCAAGTGAGGGACTGCGATGAAAGACGGACAAATGAAAGTACAAAGAGCTGCACTGAAGCGAATGCcataaaattgaattcttgaacAAGATGGGGGAGACAGTTTTATGCGAACTCCCATTCTTTCTGCGTACTGCAAtgcctctaaaaaaaaacgggggagGGCTGTCaatgacgaaagaaaaaagagaagaaagcaacaaaatgtttcatttgttgtttttgtgtgtaaataCTTGTACGCGGCGGGCAGAGAAGATCATCAGTATTTTGTGTGGGGGTCTGACAAGAGTTCGTCGGGCATAATACGAGAAACGGAAATCAATGTTTGCAACGATGCGAGTGCACACAACGATATGGACTGAAAGAGTTTCCCTTTCAACGTGAGTTAACATGGTTGAAATgcacaaaatgaatttcatcCC
The nucleotide sequence above comes from Daphnia carinata strain CSIRO-1 chromosome 3, CSIRO_AGI_Dcar_HiC_V3, whole genome shotgun sequence. Encoded proteins:
- the LOC130693811 gene encoding DDB1- and CUL4-associated factor 13-like; the encoded protein is MDIFSGESKMKVKVLVRNPDDYLRETKRDIHKLPRNYNPALHPLEAPREYTRAMNAVKLERVFAMPFIGSLDGHQDGLTCLGKHPDHLSWLYSGACDGELKLWDVAKRKIVYTVQAHDGFLRAMAFSQETSSLYTVGDDKLIKQWKTQELDGSDLKAPVNTIVTRSMLTGVSHHRSKPYLATCGEACNLWEQTRAQPIKTFQWGVDSLQCIKFNQVEENVITACGSDRSIILYDMRESAPLRKVVLQMRSNSLCWNPMEAFIFTVANEDYNLYTFDMRNFASPINVHKDHVSAVIDVDYSPTGKEFVSASYDKTIRLYNSRQAHSRDIYHTNRMQRLTCAAWSLDDRFIYSGSDEMNIRIWKARAAEKLGVVKPREKTALRVNAKLVEKFAHHPAIKRINRHRHVPRHVYNSRNELRSSRIAARRKEFNVRTHTKRQLPIIPEKAKVIVSEQQ